One Loxodonta africana isolate mLoxAfr1 chromosome 8, mLoxAfr1.hap2, whole genome shotgun sequence DNA window includes the following coding sequences:
- the TMEM60 gene encoding transmembrane protein 60: protein MRMSLAQRVLLTWLFTLLFLIMLVLKLDEKAPWNWFLIFIPVWIFDTILLVMLIVKMAGRCKSGFDPRHGSHNIKKKAWYLIAMLLKLAFCLALCAKLEQFTTMNLSYVFIPLWALLAGALTELGYNVFFVRD from the coding sequence ATGAGAATGTCCTTGGCTCAGAGAGTACTACTCACCTGGCTTTTCACATTACTCTTCTTGATCATGTTGGTGTTGAAACTGGACGAGAAGGCACCTTGGAACTGGTTCCTCATATTTATTCCAGTCTGGATATTTGATACTATCCTTCTTGTCATGCTGATTGTGAAAATGGCTGGACGGTGTAAGTCTGGCTTTGACCCTCGACATGGAtcacacaatattaaaaaaaaagcctggtaccTCATTGCAATGTTACTTAAATTAGCCTTCTGCCTTGCACTCTGTGCTAAACTGGAACAATTTACTACCATGAATCTGTCCTATGTCTTCATTCCTTTATGGGCCTTACTGGCTGGGGCTTTGACAGAACTTGGATATAACGtcttttttgtgagagactga